The nucleotide sequence gacccccgcgatgttgatctcgggttatatttgcgtacctcagtctgatttctctggcgaccgagaaccaatatggagccctggtaactgactggcgggaggcagagttctgatgtggcttctgtgtggtgaaaggcaccgtaaatccgccgctgcttgcagcctggctggccagcgatggccagtggtcgtgggcgccgggcctgcctggaccctgtccgcttggttctactgctgatggcccttcctctggaccagccgctgctgctgctgctgctgctctaaaatttttattttaatatttattttcttttatgaatgtgttcgcccttccatttggagcacagatgctcagaattgagagttcttctaggtagatttttcctttgatgagtatgaagtgtccttccttatcccttttgataacttttggttgaaagttgatattatttgatataagaatggctactccagctggcttcttgggatcatttgcttggaaatggacactctgaggtagtgtccatcttttacactgaggtgtatttcctgtattcagcaaaatgctgggtcctgtttacatatccaatctgttagtctatgtctttttattagaaaattgaatccattgatgttagtagatattaaggaacagtgattattgCCTCctcttaattttgatttttttatgtttgtgtggttttcttcttttgagttgaaagaagattatttttcttgctttttctaaggtgtagtttccctctttgtattggtgttttccatctattatcctctggagggctggatttgtggaaagattttgtataaatttgtttttgttatggactatcttgttttctccttctatgataattgagagttgtgctgggtatagtagcctatggttggcatttgtgttctcttaaggtctgtatgcgatctgcccaggatcatctagttttcatagtctctggtgagaagtctggttgtttgacatttttcccttactgcttttaatattctttctttgttttgtgcatttagtgttttgactgttatgtgactggaggaatttctgttctggccctgtctatttggagttctgtaggcttcttgaatgtttatggacatctctttctttaggttagggaaattttcttctataattttgttgaagatgttgttttagtcagggtttctattcctacacaaacatcatgaccaggaagcaagttggggaggaaagattttatttggcttacacttccacacagctgttcatcatcaaaggaagtcaggactggaactcaagcaggggttggtgcagaagccatggagggatgtttcttactggcttgattcccctggcttgctcagcctgctctcttatagaacccaagaccaccagcccagagatggtgccacccacaaagggccctccccaccttgaacactaattgagaaaatgccccacagctggatctcatggaggcacttccccaattgaagctcctttctctgtgataactccagcctgtgtcgagttgacacacaaaactagccagtacagatatTTACttgtcctttaagttgggaatccttgatctcttctatacctattattcttaggtttggtcgtcttcttgtgtcctgaatttcctggacattttgggaTAGGAgctttttcatttcatatttgCTTTGTCTGTTGTGTCAacgttttctatagtatcttctgcacatgacattctctcttctatctcttgtattctgttggtgatgcctgtgtctatgactcctgatctctttcctagttttctatttccaaggttttctccctttgtgatttctttattatttctatttccacttttagatcctgaatggttttgttcaattccttcacctgtttggttgtgttttcctgtaattctttaagggatttttgttgtttcctctttaagggctctaCCTGATTTCtggtattctcctgtatttttttttagggAGTTATGTCCTTCCTAAAATtttctgtcatcatcatgagatgtaattttaaatcagagtcttgcttctCTGATGTGTTGGGATATCCAAGGTTCACTGCAGTGAGAGAACTGGATTGTAATGATGTCAAgtagacttggtttctgttgcttatgttctccAAACAGCTCCAAACAGGACCTACAGAATGAAAATTCCAGTTAATGAGGATCCTCCTGGTTGGCATCTGCTCCCAGATCTGATTCCGTGCCACAGAGCTCCATATACCCAAATACATctaggggagagctggtctcccaggagtgcctacacacctgtgagcacaggtaagatcaCCACCACTtcctgctcaaattcctggcccaagagcgacatgcccagagccatcaggacacaggaaccaagaaatggctggggacaggatccttctggttccATCTGCACTCTGAAGCTGACAccatgccacagctctccatacccaaattcctccagagagaactggtctcccaggagtactaacACACAGGATTGTAGAAGGAACAAAgtgcagtcagagacagcaagatcagctaacaccagaaataatcaGATAGTGAAAGCCAAGGGCAAGAacattgtgaatttcacatcatgtgccCTAATACCActcatctctctgtccctttgtatctgccctctacccttgcaattccctcaaaagaaaataagaagtaaaattagaaatagtagtagtagtagtagcaataataataataataataataattaacccaaacaaacaaaaacctgttttATAATGGAAGCTGCAGTATGTTACACAGTATATCCTTTTGCACACATATTTTTACTTGCCAGTGTTCATTGAAATGAATAATTGGTCTAGTTCAAGGCCTCTGACTTCAGCTATGCTTTCAATACTGTATCCTCACCAGTCTTCTCTTAGATATCCAGTTGTTGCCCAGGGTCATGgaaatcctgcagctttggatttGAAGGACTGGTTCCTTTACATGCTCCAGCACTCCTTAGATGGTGTTGATACTTGACTGAGCCAACTCAAAGCCTTGGATCTGGTCCTGCATGATAGCTCAGTTGGTTAGCCCACCAGATTTCCTGCACCTACATCAACAGGCCAAATTCTTCATCACTGGTAGACCCAGATACCCAATGTTAAATCCAGCAAGGGTGGtggccagctctcccaccatCATGACTTCAGagggggtgtggtgggggcatATCTTCCATACCCATGCTACTTCTCAACAGATGGGGGGCTAGCTACTCTCCTGTTGTTAAAATGATGAGAAGTGACGAGAGAGGAGGGCATCTACTCCCTCTCTCACCCATGTCCTATTGGGCAAAATGcagtggagccatctctccctgACTCATGCCTGGTCAGTTGCAGGAAAGGTATTGAGGTAGGGCAGCTCTCCTGATTGCCACAGCCAGTGAAGGGCAGGGCCAGATGATTTTGCCCAGAGCTCTCTGacatgctgttaagctgctactAGTATGATGTCTCTCAATTTATTTAGACTCTTAAAGCTATAAACTTTTGTCTAAGCTCTGTTTTCAACGTGTTCCACAAGTTTGGGTATGCCATGTATTCGTTTCCattgaattcaatgaaaatttaaaattctttatttctcccttgtcCCAGTTATCATTCAGGAgacttgttcagtttccatgagtttgtaggctttttgttgttcctgCTGTTGCAATCAAGCTTTAATTCAcggtggtctgataggatgcagaGGGCTACTTCAATTTTCCTCTATCTGTTGAGATTTGCATTATGACAAAGTATGTGCTCAATATTGGAGaatgttccatgaggtgctgagaagaatgcaTATTAATTTATGTATGAGTGAAATGTtctctgttaggtccatttggtttataacatctGTTTGTCctagtatttctctgtttagtttttgtttggataatttgtccattggtgagagtgtggTATTGAAGTCTCTCACTTCCACTATGTGTAGGGGTCAATATGCATTTAAAGTCAAAGTCGTGCTTCTTTTACAaaagtgggtgcccttgtgttttaggcatagatgttaaggattgaTGTGTCATGCTGgtatatttttcattaatgaaCATGTTTTCTTCCTcatatctttttattaattttgattgaaagtctattttattagatattaaaatggctgctccagcttgcttcttgggccCATTTTCTCAAAAcatatttttctaattctttacCCTGAGGTCTGTACttgatgttgaggtgtgtttttATATGTAGCAgaaagatggatcctgttttGGCATCCATTATGCTAagtctgtgtcttttattggggagttgagtttatttatattgaAAGATATGAGTGACTAATCAttgttaatttttgttgttgatggtggtggtttctctctctctctctctctctctctctctctctctctctctctctctctctctctgtgtgtgtgtgtgtgtgtgtgtgtgtgctacacttcttttgattttgctggtgtgagattctttatttcttgtattttcatgggtgtAGTTAGTCTTCTTAGCTTAGAATTTTCCTTCTAGCACATTATGTAGGGCTGGCTTTATAGATAGATATTGAATAAATTTGACTTgatcatgaaatatcttattttctccatctgtggtggttgagagttttactgggtatagtaatATACTCTGATATCTGTGATTTCTTAGAGTCTTCTCTAAGAGTCTTAGAGTCTATCTGTCCAGAGTCTTCTGGTTTTTAGAGTCTTCATTAAGAAGTCAGTTgtattggaatacccaaaacataatccatccatcaaatgatgtacaagaagaacagaggagtggctcctggttctggaaagactcagtgtagcagtatagggcaaaaccagaacagggaagtgggaaggggtggatggaagaacagggggagtgaagagggcttatgagacttttggggagtggggggccagaaaaggggaaatcatttgaaatgtaaataaaaaatatattgaataaaaaaacaaaacaaaacaaacaaacaaaaaagaagtccGTTGTAATTCTAATAAGTatacctttatttgttacttaatctttttctcttgcagcttttaatatattttcttttctgtgtttttagtgttttgatttttatgtggtgAGGTCTTTTCTAGCCCAAATATTTGGTTTAcagtaagcttttttttttttttttacctttatagGCTTGTAGgttagaaaaaaatttcttctatgattttgttggaaatattttttctgggcctttgatctgggattcttcctctattcctattattcctaGCTTTGATATCTTCATAAATTCCCagattttcttgatgttttgtgtcaagaaaattttatatttaatatttttgatagATGTGTTATAGCTGCATGTATTCTAATGCTAGTCGTGTCCCCTAATACTGTTTGCATGAGAGGGTCAGCACATAGCTTCTAGTAACCTGCCCCaattaattctgattggtaaataaaaatacCAGCAGCTAATAgctggggagaagagaaagaggcagggttTTAGGTTTGCTGGGCTTGGGACcacaaagaggaagagggagaaagagagacaccaTGCCTGAGCCTGAGCGGAGTGCAGGACAGAGAGGGACAGCCAGCATATAAAGTGGCTGGGAAAGAGAGGCCCAAAGGGTGCTCAATTGGGCCAGGAGTGGTCAAGGTGGTGTGTACGAATTAGAAAGTAGAAACTTGGAATTATTAGTGGGAGGTAGATTCTAGCAGCATGGAAACTAGGCAGTCATTCAGCTATTGTGCTACTTaggttatattaaaatataaaggctgtgtgtgtgtctttcattctttAATATAAACCATCAATCCGGGAAGCATTGAATTTATTAAGTAATTAATACTACAGTAtatgcatttcttttattctatctTTAATGCCTTATATTCTCTGTTccatctcatgtattctgttggtgaaggtTCCTTCTGTAGTTCCTGTTTGCCTTCCTACGTTTTTCTCTTTCAGAATTGTCTcagtttttgctttctttattgcttctattttcattttcaggtcttgaactgttttctgatttttttcaattctttttttttaattgctttgttttttctctgcttttgtgaaggtgtttattcattttctccaactgtttgtgtttccctagatttctttatttattcatttcatctttAAGGATGCCTATCATCTTCACATAGGTGGTCTTAAGTTCTTTTTCTTGCTCTTTATCTATGTAGGAATATTCAGGGCCTGTTGTGGTAGGATAGCTGGACTCCTGAGGAGACATATTACCCTGGCTattattgattgtgtttttattcTGGTGTCTATGCATCTGAGTTTGGGGTAATTATAGGTGTAGGTGCTGATTTGTGGGTTTGTCTTTGTatggtgggttttttgttcttttattctttagtttctgttttctgtcaaatttttgaAAGTGTGTTCActgtgttttgcttgttttattgacCTGCTTGATTGGTATGTTCATGGGGAATACTTTCTGGTGTTGAAAGCTAGGGGAAGGGGAGGCCAGAGGTAgatgtctgtctctatgtctgtctgtctgtctgtctctatgtatgtatgtatgtatgtatgtatgtatgcatgtattatgtgtgtatgtgttaaggGCTAAAGGCAACCCTAAGGATTGGGTCTGGCCTAACAGAAATAGCAGAAAAGAACCACAACTGCCTACTTGTCTTCTGGCAAGCATGGTTTATGGTTGAACAAGGGGCGTCTACCCAAGTTGCAGGGTATTACACAACAATGAGTTGGGGAGGGCAGGCTGTTCAGAGATGACCAATGCAATGCATAGGAGGCAtggacagaggggagagagagctgcagcttgttttctgttgtaataCTAGGGGTGACCCTGATCATTGGGTCTGGGCTAACAGAGAGAGTAGTCTGCAAGCAGTCTGCCTTGTCTcgtaggtttttatttattttgatttaaattttctttagcaATATTTATGTGCTGTATTGTTTTCTGAAAAGACAGCAACTAATGAAGTAAACTTCCCATTTTCAAGGACTTTTCAATTTAATAAGGACGGAAAGGCATGAAGAAACAGACTCTAGGCAGCTAACTATAAcccaaggaataaagaaagatatgctACAAACAACATGTTATAGAAGATACAGTAAATTCTGCCAGGGAGAGAGTATATGGATGGCATGGTACTTATAATTTTGAGCTGTCTCTCTGTGAAAAGTTCCTATCTACCTGCCAGTCTCTCAGTTAAGTACTGACCTGTTGCTTCAGGCTTCTGACATTGCCACATAAGGTTTTGGTCTACAAATATGTTGGACCTCATTAGTTGTTGTTCAGCAATGTGCAAAACCCATGGTCACATGTTGAACATGTCTAAATCTCTAAACTCATTTTAAATAATTCACTATACATAAGACCTTCTAAGAACCTCCCACAACTTTTTTCAAGgcatctttcatttctttatttcgcAGGCTATAGATCATGGGGTTGAAGAAAGGAGTCAAAACTGAATAGAACAAAGTTGTGAACTTCTGCATGCCCTTTGCTTGTCCTGATCCTGGGCTTACATATGTTATCATGACTGaaccataaaatagaaatacaacAGCCAGGTGTGATGAACAGGTGGAGAATGCCTTCTTTGAcccagcagaagagggcatccgtaTCACAGCCCTCAGCACTAAGGTATATGAaccaataatataaaaaaatgtgcCAAAGATGAGGAGGGAACTCATAGTGCCACAGATGAGAACAGTGCCTGGGATAGGGACACAGACTGAAGCTAGGGCCAGCAAGGGACCGAGGTCACAAAGAAAGTCATCTATCACATTTGGTCCACAAAATGGCAGCTGAGTAATGCGTATCACTGGGATAAGAAACCAGAGGAACCCATATACCCAGCAAAATATGACAAGGTTTCCACAGAACCTAGTGGTCATGACCGTGGGGTAGTGCAGTGGGCGGCAGATTGCCAGGAACCTGTCATAGGCCATGATAGAGAGAAATAGACATTCAGTTGTGCCCAGGGAGAAAAAGAAGTATAACTGGAGTAGGCATCGAGTGAAGGAGATGGTTTTGGTCGTGGAGAGGAAGTTGACCAGCATGTTTGGCACATCAGAGTTGACATAGCAGATTTCCAGGAAGGAGAAGTTGGCTAGCAGAATGTACATGGGTGTATGAAGCCGATGATCCCAGTACACTGAATACACAATTGCCATATTCCCAAGCAAAGTCAAAATGTAAATCataaaaaatatggagaaaaggAAGATCTGTATCTCTCTGCGGCAAGGGAAGCCTAAGAGGATGAAATGATTCACAGTATGGGAGGTATTTCTGGTTGAAGTCATTGTCCTCTATTCTGTGAAGATTATAGATCCAGAAATTATGATTTTCTGACTCTTCTTCAAGAGAATACATATACGTTCCAGGCTATAGGTCAGTAAATCCATAAAAGTGTTTCCTATTTGCCATTTGATTGAACACTCCAATAGCAGTGTTGTTGAG is from Apodemus sylvaticus chromosome 8, mApoSyl1.1, whole genome shotgun sequence and encodes:
- the LOC127691654 gene encoding olfactory receptor 11H6-like, with product MTSTRNTSHTVNHFILLGFPCRREIQIFLFSIFFMIYILTLLGNMAIVYSVYWDHRLHTPMYILLANFSFLEICYVNSDVPNMLVNFLSTTKTISFTRCLLQLYFFFSLGTTECLFLSIMAYDRFLAICRPLHYPTVMTTRFCGNLVIFCWVYGFLWFLIPVIRITQLPFCGPNVIDDFLCDLGPLLALASVCVPIPGTVLICGTMSSLLIFGTFFYIIGSYTLVLRAVIRMPSSAGSKKAFSTCSSHLAVVFLFYGSVMITYVSPGSGQAKGMQKFTTLFYSVLTPFFNPMIYSLRNKEMKDALKKVVGGS